A genomic stretch from Capricornis sumatraensis isolate serow.1 chromosome 4, serow.2, whole genome shotgun sequence includes:
- the LOC138078222 gene encoding NKG2-A/NKG2-B type II integral membrane protein-like — MNNQGVTYVEPKAVKSSKRQQMKPKISKSSSSIAEQELTYAELSLENAPQNLHENDKNYHSKGSPSPPEKFIAGILGIICLVLMSTVVTMIVVTPSTVTREQNNSSPIARLQKEFPYGCCPKEWFTYSNNCYSLSLEKETLNGSLMSCTTKNSTLLYIDSEEEMKFLMSLPTISWIPVFREGRDHAWKWRNGSIFKLKITDHTPGERNCAILSSRGIKAESCQIPNTYNCKHKLEN, encoded by the exons ATGAATAACCAAGGAGTAACCTATGTAGAACCGAAGGCAGTCAAGAGCTCAAAGAGACAGCAAATGAAACCTAAGATTTCTAAAAGTTCCAgttcaatagctgagcaggaatTAACATATGCAGAACTAAGTCTTGAAAATGCTCCTCAGAATCTTCATGAGAATGACAAGAACTACCACTCCAAAG GTTCACCATCACCTCCAGAGAAGTTCATTGCTGGGATCCTGGGAATCATCTGCCTTGTCTTGATGTCCACTGTTGTGACAATGATTGTTGTTACTCCCt CTACTGTAACACGGGAGCAGAATAACTCCTCTCCGATAGCAAGACTCCAGAAAG AATTTCCTTATGGTTGTTGTCCAAAGGAGTGGTTTACATATTCCAACAATTGCTATTCTCTTAGTTTGGAAAAAGAAACATTGAACGGGAGTTTGATGTCCTGCACTACTAAGAATTCTACTCTGCTTTACAtagacagtgaagaggaaatg AAATTTCTGATGTCCCTGCCAACTATATCATGGATTCCAGTCTTTCGTGAAGGTCGTGATCATGCATGGAAGTGGCGAAATGGTTCAATTTTCAAACTAaa GATAACAGACCATACACCTGGTGAACGTAATTGTGCTATACTATCCTCGAGGGGCATAAAAGCAGAAAGCTGTCAGATTCCAAATACGTATAATTGCAAGCATAAGCTTGAGAATTAA